The Thermodesulfovibrio sp. 3462-1 genome contains the following window.
CTATATAAGAGCCCCACAAAAATGGTCTGGCACATCCATAGGAGCCATTCCAATTGGACAGGAGGTGGGAGTTACAGCATTGCAAATCCTTAGAGCCTACTCTGCAATTGCCAATGGAGGTTATCTTGTAAAGCCTTTTGTAGTGTCTGATATTCGCTCTCCTGATGGAAATATTTTATACAAAAGCGTTATTCAGAGACAAAAAATTATTTCCGACAAAACAGCGAAAATAATGAGAGAAATACTTAAAAAAGTTACAGAACAAGGAGGCACAGCTACTCAAGCAAAGCTTGATGGAAATGACGTTGCAGGTAAAACAGGAACTGCTCAAAAATATGATCCAAAAACTCACAGATACTCAAAAGACAGATTTGTAAGCTCTTTTGTTGGATTTATTCCTGCTCAGAATCCCCGTATTGCCATGATAGTTGTAATTCAGGATTCAAAAGGTGCTCACTATGGAGGAGTTGTTGCTGCGCCTGTATTCAAAGCAATTGCTGATGAAGCTCTGGCTTATCTTAATGTTCCAAGAGATGATGCCAGACAAAAGGGTCTTGTTGTAACTTTTGATACACAAACAAATGAGAAAGTTGCGGTAGTAAGACGATGATCTTAAGAGAACTTTTAAGAAAAGATTTTGATGTTAAAGGAGACATAAACAGGGAAATATTAAATCTATGTTACAATTCGAAGGATGTAAAAGAAGGAAGTATTTTTGTTGCAATATCAGGTGGAAAAACCGATGGTCATCTTTTTATTGAAGAAGCAATAAAAAATGGTAGCATTGCAATTGTTTATGAGAAGGGAAAAATTTTACCTCAAAACGACTCTGTTACATGGATAGCTGTTAATGACACAAGGAATGCTCTTGCGTGGCTTAGTTCAAGATTTTATGGAAATCCCTCTGAGAAAGTTAAAATGATAGGGATAACAGGAACAAATGGAAAAACCACCACTTCTTATCTCATAAGAGAAATATTGAAGAAATACGGGAAAAAAACAGGAATTATTGGAACAATTAAATATTTGATCGATGAAGAAGAAAAAGCAGCAATTCATACAACTCCAGAGGCTCCTGAGTTTCAAGGACTTCTTCATGAGATGGTCCAAAAAGGTGTGGAATATGTTATTTCAGAGGTTTCTTCCCATGCTCTTGCTTTAAAAAGAGTTGATTATACTCAGTTTGATGTAGCTGTATTTACGAATCTTTCAAGAGACCATCTTGATTTTCATAAGGATATGGATGATTATTTTCAGGCAAAAAAAAGACTTTTCACTGATTTACTTAAAGAAGAAGGCATTGCGGTTATAAACATAGACGATGAATATGGAAGAAGGCTTGCGCAAGAAATAAAAAATGAAAAAATTCTGTATTCTCTGCAAAATCCTGAGGCACATATTTATGTGAAAAATTATAGATTGA
Protein-coding sequences here:
- a CDS encoding UDP-N-acetylmuramoyl-L-alanyl-D-glutamate--2,6-diaminopimelate ligase, with product MILRELLRKDFDVKGDINREILNLCYNSKDVKEGSIFVAISGGKTDGHLFIEEAIKNGSIAIVYEKGKILPQNDSVTWIAVNDTRNALAWLSSRFYGNPSEKVKMIGITGTNGKTTTSYLIREILKKYGKKTGIIGTIKYLIDEEEKAAIHTTPEAPEFQGLLHEMVQKGVEYVISEVSSHALALKRVDYTQFDVAVFTNLSRDHLDFHKDMDDYFQAKKRLFTDLLKEEGIAVINIDDEYGRRLAQEIKNEKILYSLQNPEAHIYVKNYRLKFKETEIVFSINDEELFVKTSLLGVPNIYNVASAVSVAFSLNIPPDIIVSALSEVCSPEGRFEKVDVGQDFLVFVDYAHTPDALERLLLSVKKLKENLSKDGRIITVFGCGGNRDKGKRPEMGKIATELSDMVILTSDNPRWEEPGEIIKDIEEGISKDNYIVVPDRAMSLWIATRICKNGDILIVAGKGHEDYQEIKGRRYHLSDKEVLTKALKGLK